GCATAACTGTCGATTGGGAATTCGAAACCTTACGCGTTTATGGCTGGCAATTTTATTTTTTTGTGCAAGGGCCACAGCAGCCGATCCACCGAGTTGACAAGTCCTGCTTAGTGGTTAACTAATCCATCATATACGCAATTGAGGAAATCTTATGACAACCACCGCAGAACACCAACGCTTGCTCGAATACCACGAGCACAAAGCCAACTGGAAAAAATGGGGCCCGTACCTAAGTGAGCGTTCATGGGGCACCGTACGCGAGGATTACAGCGCCGACGGCAGTGCCTGGGATTATTTCCCCCACGATCATGCCCGCAGCCGGGCCTACCGCTGGGGAGAGGATGGCATTGCCGGCATATCGGATCGTTTCCAATACTTATGCTTTGCACCTGCTTTGTGGAACGGCAAAGATCCGATTTTGAAAGAGCGCATGTTCGGCCTGACCGGCGCCGAAGGAAATCATGGCGAAGATGTCAAAGAATATTACTTTTACCTGGACAACACACCAACCCATAGCTACATGAAAGCCCTGTATAAGTACCCACAAGTAAAATACCCCTATACCGATCTGGTCGCTGAAAACAGGCGACGGAATGCTCTGGACTTTGAATATGAGCTGCTGGATACCGGTGTCTTTCGAGAAGACCGCTACTTTGATGTTTTTATTGAATACGCCAAGGCCGATGAACGGGATATTTTAATTCAGATTAAGGTTGCCAATCGGGGGCCGGAATCAGCCGTTTGCCATATACTGCCCACACTCTGGTTTCGCAATACCTGGAGCTGGGGATATGAAAAAAGCCCCATGGGCGAAGTTGCCGAAAAACCACAAATGAAGCAAATTCAAGGATTGACGGGTGCGGCGGCCGCAACGGCACAACATTCTGCTACCGGTACGTATACTCTTTACGCTGAAGCTGCCGAAGAGCTCATTTTCACCGAAAACGATACCAATGCAAAACGCTTTCCGGATATACCCGGCAACCACCAGTTTAGCAAAGATGCATTTCATCGCTACCTGGTGCACAATGAAAAAGACGCCGTCAATCCGGAGTGCGAAGGCACCAAGATGGCGGCTGTTTATCGTATAGAGCTGGCCGCCGGCCAGGACCACATCATACGATTGCGCCTTAGCAGCAAAGACTTGCCGTCGGCATTTGCTGATTTTGAGGCCATCTTTGAAAAGCGTCGCTTTGAAGCTGATAAATTTTATGCCGCAATTCAAAATCCACAGCTGAGTGCAGACGAAAAAAAAGTGCAGCGGCAAGCGCTGTCCGGCATGCTCTGGACCAAGCAATTCTACTATTACAATGTGGAGCAATGGCTGAGGGGTGATCCAAGCTTTCGATCAGTCCCTGTGACCCGACACACCGGGCGCAATCACGAGTGGCAACATCTCTACAATTTCGATATCATCTCCATGCCCGATAAATGGGAATATCCCTGGTATGCCGCCTGGGATCTGGCCTTTCACTGCCTGCCGCTGGCTTTGGTTGATGCCGATTTTGCCAAACGCCAGCTCGCCCTGATGGCCCGCGAATGGTACATGCATCCCAACGGACAGCTACCGGCTTATGAGTGGAAATTTGGTGATGTCAACCCGCCCGTGCATGCCTGGGCGGCATGGCGGGTCTATCAGATTGATGCCAAGCAAAAGGGCCAGGCCGATCGCGAATTTCTTGAAAGCATTTATCACAAGCTCCTGCTGAATTTTACATGGTGGGTTAACAAAAAAGATGAAGAAGGCCGCAACGTCTTCCAGGGCGGATTTCTGGGTCTGGATAACATCAGCGTGTTCGATCGCAGCGAACCGCTGCCCACCGGCGGCCACATCGATCAATCCGATGGCACCGCCTGGATGGGATTCTATTGCCTGGTCATGTTAAAAATCGCTTTGGAACTGGCCAAAAATAACCCCGTCTACCAGGACAGCGCCAGTAAATTCTTCGAGCACTTTTTACGCATTGCCCGGGCTATGACCGGTGACTACCGGCGGGGGGTTAGCCTCTGGAATGAAGAAGACGGTTTCTTTTATGATGCCTTGCATTTGCCGGATGGCGGCGTTATTCCCCTTAAAGTGCGCTCGCTGGTAGGCTTGATGCCGCTGCTGGCGGTGGAAACGCTTGAAGCCGATTTGATTGATTCGCTGCCCGATTTTAAACGGCGCATGAACTGGTTTTTTGAAAATCGGGTGTATCTGCGAGACGGCGGCCATGTGGCCTGTGTAAGGGCACCCGGGCGACATTCGCGCCGGCTGCTGTCGATTGTCAATCGGGATCACCTGCTCCGCGTGCTCAAACCCATGCTCGCTGAAGATGAGTTTCTATCTGAGTTCGGCATTCGCTCACTTTCCAAATATCACAAAAAGCATCCGTACTCTTTCCACGTCGATGGCAACGCCCACACCATTGGTTACCAGCCGGCCGAATCCGAAAGCGGTCTGTTCGGCGGCAACTCCAACTGGCGTGGGCCGATCTGGTTTCCGATTAACTATTTACTGATCGAAGCCCTTCAGAAATTTGACCACTACTATGGTGAGGATTTTAAAGTGGAGTGCCCGACCGGATCCGGAAAGATGATGACTCTGGGTCAGGTGGCTACCAATCTTTCGCGACGGTTGATTAAGCTTTTTTTGCGCAACAGCACGGGCAAACGGCCGATATACGGCTCAGTGGATGTTTTTCAAAATGACCCCCATTGGCAGGAATTGATACTTTTCAACGAATACTTCCACGGTGACAATGGCGCCGGTCTGGGGGCCAGCCATCAGAACGGCTGGACCGGACTGGTGGCCAAACTAATTCAGCAATCCGGCGGTTGGTTTGGGTAAAAATCGTTTTAATCATCAGCGGTACGATCTGAATAATTTTCGCTGGCGCCTTCGATAACACCATCCGCAAACACTTTCCAGCTGTCAAAAGCGGGAAAGGTTTCATTCATTTCGTCGAGTTCCGTGGACAAAGTTTTGAATACCGTACTGTCAAGTGAATTTAGCACCGTCTCTAAAACCATATCCAAAAAATCCGCTTTGGGGATACTCTCGTCAATTTCGGTTCGGTTGGCAATCTCATAACCCTGTCTGAAACCCAAGCCTAAAGCCCGCTTTGTCAGGTCGGTTAGATGTTTCTCGGTCATCGATCACTCCCGTTATGCCGCGCCGGAGGGCACTAGCCCGCGCCCAACCCGAAGCAATTAAAACACCAAACACACTTCAGATGCCGACTACATCATTTGGCGTCTTTTTCTTTTCTAAGCCGAATTAGGACGTTGTAAAGCCCCTTGCGCTTGAGCTCGTCGAAGTTTTCAAATACGGCTTCTTCAAGAATTCTGAATTCGGGAATCGACCAGCGCGCGTAAAGTTGAAGATAGTCGGCAAAGGTTGCTTTTGAAAAATCAAGCCGCCGATGAGCTTGACGCCACTCGCCGGTTCGTTCAATTTCATGCAGTTGTAAGACCTGCTTGACCATCTCCTTTAAGGCCAGATCCTGAACATCCGCAAGCACTTCCGCATTCTGCTGTTTCCAGCTTTCCCGATCTTCATGTTCGAGGGGAATTATTTTCGCCATCGGGCACTTTCCTTTAGCTTAAACCGCAGGCAATTTTGAATCAGTAGCACCTGAAGGCTTCCTGAATCGCTTCCGATACCAGTATCCAGGGTGGATTATCGAGCTTGTCCGGGTTATTGGACAGATAATCTTCGACGACAAGCTTGACCTCCTTGATTTTAACACCTTTGGGAATACAAATCTTATCCGGCTTCATGGTGCCGTCATTTATGGCGCGATAGGCAAAAGTCACACCTGAAATAAATCCCAGACCATAACCATACAATTGAGGATCGTTGCTTTCGATACAGGCCAATAGATTATGGCCGCTGTTCATAGGGCCGCATTCCGCAGACGAAACGGCCGCCATCGCCAAAATAAGGACCACACTCGTCACGATTGTGAGCGATTTCATACATGCCCCTCCTTTCCCCTTTTAAATGCCTTGGAAGGGTATTGATTGAATGCTCAATAGAACATTGACCTAGCGATCAAATTCTGTGTCTGAAAAGAGCACCGTTTCCTGTTATAAAGCTTCAGGGATCAGTGTGCAAGGTAAATTCAAGGTGTCAGGTGTCGGGTTTCAGGTGTCAGGGACGAATAGAAGCGCTGACACCTGAACACTGAAACCTTGGATTCAAGGTTGTTCGACCATTACCGACATCCCTGTTGTAACCCGCCCGTCGCGGATACGCTGGGAGAGAATTTCTTGGAAGATTTCGTTTTGCCGATCATCCGCCCCGCCGATTTCCACCCACTGACCGTATGGGACGCTTAATTCCGTCTGGGCGTCGTAAAACCGAATGACACCATCCTCACGGTTGTCATAAGAAAGGCGCGGAACGATCTTTAAAATAACATGGTTACCCGCAACTGTCGGGGTCACTTCAAATCCGGTTTCAACGCTTTGCCATTCGACCGTTGCGCCGCCCGGAGCATGCCTTCTGACAAATGGCGAGCTGCTTAAGTAAGGGATTTCTTTGCCGGTACGGATAAAGGCCGGACTGCCGGACATGGCAACCACCCAGGCTTCGGTGTGGCCCCTTTGCCGGTATTCACGATCGCTGTATGATCTTACCGTTCTGCTTTTTTTGCGGCCACCGATAGTTACCGTCAGATCATCACTGGAATAGCGGCTGCTAGCAGCATGCGCTTGCCGGCGGCCGGCACTGCCGGTATTAAATCGAACGCGAATGCGGACTTGCTCAACCGGAATATCAAATCGCTCAACGTAAGCGTACACGCGTTGGATCGCCTCAGCGTTATCCACGACAACCAGTGAATTTACCCGTTGACTGACTGTCACGCGGCCCTGATCTGAAAGCAGGCTTTCAACAACCGGCACCAGTTCGGCCGCGCGGCGATATAGGACTTTGATAACCGCCACTTCCTGTGCTGCGACACTGTTTGCCAACATCAAAACAATCAGCATCGTGCCCAAAGCGCATATCGTTGTGTATTTCATTTTTTTATTTTGAATATTCAGCGGTCTTATTTTCTTTGACTGTACCATAAAAAAATTTTATCATGCCAGTCTCTTAGAATCAAACAGGTTTGCCGGTTACCCGTTTAGCCCGTTGGGCCCGTTAAGAAGGAGTACTGTCTATTTTTTATTCATCTAACCGGCAAAAAGACCAACCCGCCATAAGGGGACAAGCGGGTAACAGGTTCGACCGACAGAACTTAGATTCCATTTTAAATGATTGCTATTTTCAGAGAGGAGGTCCATGTTCTATGTTTTTATCATTACTGAAAAAGCGCAGAAGCATTCGAAAATACCAGGACCAAAAGCTGGATCCGACAACGATTGATCAATTGGTGGAAGCGGCGCTGCGCGCGCCGACATCGATGGGTAAAAATTCATGGGAATTTGTCGTTGTGACCGAACCCGAAATCCTGGCAAAACTGTCCGGCGCAAAACCCCATGGGGCCAGCTTTTTGAAAAATGCCGCCCTGGGAATCGTTGTCTGCGGCGATCCGCAAATTACCGATGTATGGATTGAAGACGCATCGATTGCATCCGCATTTATCCATCTGGCTGCTACATCGCTTGAACTGGGCAGCTGTTGGATTCAAATCAGGGAACGAAAACATGATGATCAGCAGTCGGCTGAAGCCTATATTGCCGGTGTACTGAATCTACCGGAGCATATGAGGGTAGAATCCATCATCGCCATTGGATATCCGCAGGAGAGCAAGTCGGAGCATCCCAGAGAATCGCTGCCATTTAATAAGGTCTCACTCAATACCCATGGCGCTCCTTATTCGCAAAAGATTTAAGGGTTAAAGTTTTGCAATCGATTTTTCATTTGACTAAAAACGGGAATGAAAAATATAATACGGGTGGACCTTTTGACCCTATCATTTTAACCCCCTGTATCTGATTATGGATGACGACAAACGATACCTCACCGCGCAGGAGCTGTTAAACGATTCATTTGAGCTGGGGCTGCGCATCTTCAAAAGCGGATTCAGGCCCAGTTTTATCATCGGGGTATGGCGGGGCGGCACACCGGTCGGCATTGCGGTTCAGGAAATACTGGACCATCTGGGTGTTAAAACCGATCATATCGCTATTCGCACCTCTTCTTATTACGGAATCAAAAAAAGAGACAAAGAAGTTCGCGTCCATGGACTAGAGTATGTCATCCGTCAAGCCAACTGGGAAGACGGCCTGCTGCTCGTTGACGATGTCTTTGATACCGGCAGCAGCATTAAAGCCATCATCGAGGCCCTTACCGCAAAAATGCGCCGCAACCTGCCAAAAGACATCCGGGTTGCCACGGCCTGGTTTAAACCGAAATATAATTTAACAGACATCGTGCCGGATTATTATATTCATGCGACCGATAAGTGGCTGGTATTTCCCCACGAGCTGGAAGGCCTTACCCGAGAAGAAATCTTCGAAAATAAGACCGGCATGAAAAAGCTATTTGAAGATGCGGGATTGGTGTAAACGCTGTCAGCCTGAAGTGTCGCGGTCAGCTATAGGTGCAATAAAAACACAAATTTTAAGATTTTTGCTATTGTTCTTTATTACTTTAAGGTGTAAGGGTTTTTTTGACCCATGATGCCTGCCCTCTTTTTTCGCGGTTTGGTGTTATGGTTAGGCTATCTCGGTTGTTCCGTCTAGGGCGACTGGGATAGCCTGTACTTTTTGGGCCATCTGGTTAAAACATGACGCCTCATCTCACAATGAGAAGCAGGGCTTTAGATTTGAGGCCGGTGTCTGGTTCGTGAACGCTGGCAAGAAACATTGGTTTGTGTTATGAATGAACGTTAGCGCCATTTCAGGTGAAAGGAGATCACATTTGAACGCCCTTCGCAGACTAATTAGGCCTGCCGCTTTGCTGCTGGCTCTCCACTTGCTGTTGCTTTCAGGATTGTATCAATCGGGCTTGGCGGCCATGATCAGTACCGAAACGACGATCAAAATCGATCACAGCCAGCAGATGCGGGACCGTATCAACCAATATCTGCTGCGCGAAGATATCATCGCACTATTGGAATCCCGCGGCATTGACCCGGCGGAGGTTGTCGCCCGGGTGGATAGTTTATCAGATGCTGAGCTGGAACATATCGCGGATTCCATCGATGAGCTGCCGGCCGGCAGCGGCTTTTTTGAAACCTTTATCATCATCTTATTTTTGGTATTTTTGATTCTGTTGATCACCGATATCTCCGGCTATACCGATATCTTCCCTTTTGTCAACAAACAGGCCGCGACAAACAAATCCAGCGGTCCGGCAGTGGTTGAGCCCAGTGCTAAATCGCAGACGGCCTCCACGCAAACGACTGTCGGAATCAACCCGGACACGCCTTTGAACATTTATTTCAATCCCAACTCAAATGACCTCACC
Above is a genomic segment from Desulfobacterales bacterium containing:
- a CDS encoding Rap1a/Tai family immunity protein: MKSLTIVTSVVLILAMAAVSSAECGPMNSGHNLLACIESNDPQLYGYGLGFISGVTFAYRAINDGTMKPDKICIPKGVKIKEVKLVVEDYLSNNPDKLDNPPWILVSEAIQEAFRCY
- a CDS encoding secretin N-terminal domain-containing protein; amino-acid sequence: MKYTTICALGTMLIVLMLANSVAAQEVAVIKVLYRRAAELVPVVESLLSDQGRVTVSQRVNSLVVVDNAEAIQRVYAYVERFDIPVEQVRIRVRFNTGSAGRRQAHAASSRYSSDDLTVTIGGRKKSRTVRSYSDREYRQRGHTEAWVVAMSGSPAFIRTGKEIPYLSSSPFVRRHAPGGATVEWQSVETGFEVTPTVAGNHVILKIVPRLSYDNREDGVIRFYDAQTELSVPYGQWVEIGGADDRQNEIFQEILSQRIRDGRVTTGMSVMVEQP
- a CDS encoding nitroreductase family protein is translated as MFLSLLKKRRSIRKYQDQKLDPTTIDQLVEAALRAPTSMGKNSWEFVVVTEPEILAKLSGAKPHGASFLKNAALGIVVCGDPQITDVWIEDASIASAFIHLAATSLELGSCWIQIRERKHDDQQSAEAYIAGVLNLPEHMRVESIIAIGYPQESKSEHPRESLPFNKVSLNTHGAPYSQKI
- a CDS encoding phosphoribosyltransferase family protein, with amino-acid sequence MDDDKRYLTAQELLNDSFELGLRIFKSGFRPSFIIGVWRGGTPVGIAVQEILDHLGVKTDHIAIRTSSYYGIKKRDKEVRVHGLEYVIRQANWEDGLLLVDDVFDTGSSIKAIIEALTAKMRRNLPKDIRVATAWFKPKYNLTDIVPDYYIHATDKWLVFPHELEGLTREEIFENKTGMKKLFEDAGLV
- a CDS encoding PA2779 family protein, which encodes MNALRRLIRPAALLLALHLLLLSGLYQSGLAAMISTETTIKIDHSQQMRDRINQYLLREDIIALLESRGIDPAEVVARVDSLSDAELEHIADSIDELPAGSGFFETFIIILFLVFLILLITDISGYTDIFPFVNKQAATNKSSGPAVVEPSAKSQTASTQTTVGINPDTPLNIYFNPNSNDLTAKAYERLDRVALFMAQNPQWQISIKGFSDSTGTSSYDQMVSEVRANTVKNYLIAKGVEPSKISTVSGKQSQTGSQVLIEFK